A genomic window from Sorex araneus isolate mSorAra2 chromosome 2, mSorAra2.pri, whole genome shotgun sequence includes:
- the CFD gene encoding complement factor D isoform X3: MARSWAGVVALILLGALGCAAQPRGRILGGSEAQAHARPYMASVQVNGSHQCGGFLMNEQWVMSAAHCWDNKTQLQVLLGAHSLSEPEPSKRLYDVLRAVPHPGSHQDTNDHDLLLLQVCGPTVPPSLITVVRTPRPSSQTRPVLLAACWLRPLLRAPPRFPGFPAPLDLTVASSPYQLSEKAELGPAVQPLPWKQEAGILEAGTVCDVAGWGVIRHTGSLPDRLQYLKLPVMDRDTCNHRRYYDGTITEHMLCVESDRRRDSCKGDSGGPLVCGGVAEGVLTSGARVCGNPKKPSVFTSVSTYVDWIKSVLNETATVTVTPTE; encoded by the exons ATGGCGCGCAGCTGGGCAGGCGTGGTGGCTCTGATCCTCCTAGGAGCACTTGGATGTG cgGCGCAGCCCCGGGGTCGCATCCTGGGCGGCAGCGAGGCGCAGGCGCACGCGCGGCCCTACATGGCCTCGGTGCAGGTGAATGGCAGTCACCAGTGCGGCGGCTTCCTGATGAACGAGCAGTGGGTGATGAGCGCGGCGCACTGCTGGGACAACAA GACCCAGTTGCAGGTGCTTCTGGGCGCCCACTCGCTGTCGGAGCCGGAGCCTTCCAAGCGCCTGTACGATGTTCTTCGCGCAGTGCCTCACCCGGGCAGCCATCAGGACACCAACGATCACGACCTCCTCCTGCTGCAGGTCTGCGGTCCCACCGTCCCACCGAGTCTCATCACCGTGGTCCGCACACCCCGCCCCAGCTCCCAGACCCGCCCAGTCCTTCTCGCGGCTTGTTGGCTCCGCCCTCTCCTCCGAGCCCCGCCCCGTTTTCCGGGCTTCCCTGCACCCCTAGACCTGACGGTGGCCTCCTCTCCCTACCAGCTGTCTGAAAAGGCCGAGCTGGGCCCCGCTGTGCAGCCTCTGCCCTGGAAGCAGGAGGCCGGCATCTTAGAGGCCGGCACCGTTTGCGATGTGGCCGGCTGGGGCGTGATCCGTCACACGGGCAGCCTTCCTGATCGCCTGCAGTACCTGAAGCTGCCGGTGATGGACCGCGACACCTGCAACCACCGCCGCTACTACGACGGCACCATCACCGAGCACATGCTGTGTGTGGAGAGCGACCGCCGCCGGGACAGCTGCAAG ggcgaCTCCGGAGGTCCACTGGTGTGCGGGGGCGTGGCCGAGGGCGTGCTCACCTCGGGCGCGCGCGTCTGCGGCAACCCTAAGAAGCCCAGTGTCTTCACGAGTGTGTCCACCTACGTGGACTGGATCAAGAGCGTGCTGAACGAGACTGCCACCGTCACCGTCACGCCAACGGAGTGA
- the CFD gene encoding complement factor D isoform X2: MHRGYSWLICSGITPGGAQGTIWDAGNRTRVSRVCYRSSSFFLFLKGDAFKTIIIYFIIIFREAGRGRHTRQCSGVSPGSALRKSLLAGSGDSMQCWGSTWVGISPFASLEGLFGWDLALAPSPHHTPFPPPAAQPRGRILGGSEAQAHARPYMASVQVNGSHQCGGFLMNEQWVMSAAHCWDNKTQLQVLLGAHSLSEPEPSKRLYDVLRAVPHPGSHQDTNDHDLLLLQLSEKAELGPAVQPLPWKQEAGILEAGTVCDVAGWGVIRHTGSLPDRLQYLKLPVMDRDTCNHRRYYDGTITEHMLCVESDRRRDSCKGDSGGPLVCGGVAEGVLTSGARVCGNPKKPSVFTSVSTYVDWIKSVLNETATVTVTPTE; the protein is encoded by the exons atgcacaggggttactcctggctcatatgctcaggaattacccctggcggtgctcaggggaccatatgggatgctgggaatcgaacccgggtcagccgcgtgtgctatcgctccagctccttctttttgtttcttaaaggagatgcttttaaaacaattattatttactttattattatttttagggaGGCGGGACGGGGGAggcatacccggcagtgctcaggggtttctcctggctctgcactcaggaaatcactcctggcgggttcaggggactctatgcagtgttggggatcgacCTGGGTGGGCATCTCTCCGTTCGCCTCTCTGGAAGGGCTGTTCGGATGGGACTTGGCCCTTGCGCCAAGTCCTCAccacacccccttccctcccccagcgGCGCAGCCCCGGGGTCGCATCCTGGGCGGCAGCGAGGCGCAGGCGCACGCGCGGCCCTACATGGCCTCGGTGCAGGTGAATGGCAGTCACCAGTGCGGCGGCTTCCTGATGAACGAGCAGTGGGTGATGAGCGCGGCGCACTGCTGGGACAACAA GACCCAGTTGCAGGTGCTTCTGGGCGCCCACTCGCTGTCGGAGCCGGAGCCTTCCAAGCGCCTGTACGATGTTCTTCGCGCAGTGCCTCACCCGGGCAGCCATCAGGACACCAACGATCACGACCTCCTCCTGCTGCAG CTGTCTGAAAAGGCCGAGCTGGGCCCCGCTGTGCAGCCTCTGCCCTGGAAGCAGGAGGCCGGCATCTTAGAGGCCGGCACCGTTTGCGATGTGGCCGGCTGGGGCGTGATCCGTCACACGGGCAGCCTTCCTGATCGCCTGCAGTACCTGAAGCTGCCGGTGATGGACCGCGACACCTGCAACCACCGCCGCTACTACGACGGCACCATCACCGAGCACATGCTGTGTGTGGAGAGCGACCGCCGCCGGGACAGCTGCAAG ggcgaCTCCGGAGGTCCACTGGTGTGCGGGGGCGTGGCCGAGGGCGTGCTCACCTCGGGCGCGCGCGTCTGCGGCAACCCTAAGAAGCCCAGTGTCTTCACGAGTGTGTCCACCTACGTGGACTGGATCAAGAGCGTGCTGAACGAGACTGCCACCGTCACCGTCACGCCAACGGAGTGA
- the MED16 gene encoding mediator of RNA polymerase II transcription subunit 16: MDLAYVCEWEKWPKTTHCPSVPLVCAWSCRNLIAFTTDLRNDDQDLTRRIHILDTEHPWDVHSIPSEHRETVTCLEWDQSGSRLLSADADGQIKCWSMADHLANSWESSAGSLVEGDPIVALSWLHNGVKLALHVEKSGASSFGEKFSRVKFSPSLTLFGGKPMEGWIAVTVSGLVTVSLLKPSGQVLTSTESLCRLRGRVALADIAFTGGGNIVVATADGSSASPVQFYKVCVSVVSEKCRIDTEILPSLFMRCTTDLNRKDKFPAITHLKFLARDMSEQVLLCASSQTSSIVECWSLRKEGLPVNNIFQQISPVVGEKQPMILKWRILSATNDLERVSAVALPKLPISLTNTDLKVANDTQFFPGLGLALAFHDGSVHIVHRLSLQSMAVFYSSAAPRPMDEPALKRPRTTGPAVHFKAMQLSWTSLALVGIDNHGKLSMLRISPSMGHALDVSLALRHLLFLLEYCMVTGYDWWDILLHVQPGMVQSLVERLHEEYTRQNAALQQVLSTRILAMKASLCKLSPCTVTRVCDYHAKLFLIAISSTLKSLLRPHFLNTPDKSPGDRLTEICSKITDVDIDKVMINLKTEEFVLDMNTLQALQQLLQWVGDIVLYLLASLPNQGSPLRPGHSFLRDGTSLGMLRELMVVIRIWGLLKPSCLPVYTATSDTQDSMSLLFRLLTKLWICCRDEGPSSEPDEALLDECCLLPSQLLIPSLDWLPVSDGLVSRLQPKQPLRLQFGRAPALPRGAAALHLEGLVRAPGQPKIDHLRRLHLGAHPTEECKACTRCGCVTMLHSPNKATAVKQWEQRWIKNCLCGGLWRRLPLSCP; this comes from the exons ATGGACCTGGCTTATGTCTGCGAATGGGagaagtggcccaagaccacccaCTGCCCATCCGTGCCCCTGGTCTGTGCCTGGTCCTGCCGGAACCTCATTGCCTTCACTACAGACCTCCGCAACGATGACCAGG ACCTGACCCGCAGGATCCACATCCTGGACACGGAGCATCCCTGGGATGTGCACTCCATCCCCTCGGAGCACCGCGAGACCGTCACCTGTCTCGAGTGGGACCAGTCAG GCTCCCGGCTCCTGTCAGCCGACGCTGATGGGCAGATTAAGTGCTGGAGCATGGCCGACCACCTCGCCAACAGCTGGGAGAGCTCCGCAGGCAGCCTGGTGGAGGGGGACCCCATCGTGGCCCTGTCCTGGCTGCACAATGGGGTGAAGCTGGCTCTGCACGTGGAGAAG TCGGGCGCCTCCAGCTTCGGGGAGAAGTTCTCCCGCGTCAAGTTCTCGCCGTCGCTCACGCTGTTTGGCGGGAAGCCCATGGAGGGCTGGATTGCAGTGACGGTCAGCGGCCTGGTCACCGTGTCCCTGCTGAAGCCCAGCGGGCAGGTGCTGACGTCCACCGAGAGCCTGTGCCGGCTGCGGGGCCGCGTGGCCCTGGCCGACATCGCCTTCACGGGCGGCGGCAACATTGTGGTGGCCACAGCGGACGGCAGCAGCGCGTCACCCGTGCAGTTCTACAAGGTGTGTGTGAGCGTGGTCAGCGAGAAGTGCCGCATCGACACCGAGATCCTGCCCTCGCTCTTCATGCGCTGCACCACGGACCTCAACCGCAAGGACAAGTTCCCCGCCATCACCCACCTCAAGTTCCTGGCCCGGGACATGTCGGAGCAG GTTCTCCTGTGCGCCTCCAGTCAGACCAGCAGCATCGTGGAGTGCTGGTCCCTGCGGAAGGAGGGGCTCCCGGTGAACAACATCTTCCAGCAGATCTCCCCTGTGG TTGGTGAGAAGCAGCCCATGATTCTCAAATGGCGGATCCTGTCGGCCACCAATGACCTGGAACGCGTGTCCGCCGTGGCGCTGCCCAAGCTGCCAATCTCGCTCACCAACACGGACCTGAAGGTGGCCAACGACACCCAGTTCTTCCCCGGCCTCG GGCTGGCCCTGGCCTTCCACGACGGCAGCGTCCACATCGTGCACCGGCTCTCGCTACAGTCCATGGCCGTCTTCTACAGCtcggccgccccgcgccccatGGACGAGCCCGCCCTCAAGCGCCCGCGCACCACCGGGCCCGCGGTGCACTTCAAGGCCATGCAGCTCTCCTGGACCTCCCTGGCCCTCGTGGGCATTGACAATCATGGCAAG CTCAGTATGCTGCGGATCTCGCCTTCCATGGGCCACGCACTGGACGTGAGCCTGGCGCTGCGGCACCTGCTCTTCCTGCTGGAGTACTGCATGGTGACGGGCTATGATTGGTGGGACATCCTGTTGCACGTGCAGCCTGGTATGGTGCAGAGCCTAGTGGAGCGGCTGCACGAGGAGTACACGCGCCAGAACGCCGCACTACAGCAG GTCCTGTCCACCCGCATCCTGGCCATGAAGGCCTCCCTGTGCAAGCTGTCGCCCTGCACGGTGACGCGCGTGTGCGACTACCACGCCAAGCTCTTCCTCATCGCCATCAGCTCCACGCTCAAGTCGCTGCTGCGCCCGCATTTCCTCAACACGCCCGACAAGAGCCCCGGAGACCGCCTCACCGAGATCTGTTCCAAGATCACGGATGTCG ACATCGACAAGGTCATGATCAACCTGAAGACCGAGGAGTTCGTGCTGGACATGAACACGCTGCAGGCGCTGCAGCAGCTGCTGCAGTGGGTGGGCGACATCGTGCTCTACCTGCTGGCCAGCCTGCCCAATCAG GGTTCCCCACTGCGGCCCGGCCACAGCTTCCTGCGTGACGGCACCTCGCTGGGCATGTTGCGGGAGCTCATGGTTGTCATCCGCATCTGGGGGCTCCTGAAGCCCAGCTGCCTGCCTGTGTACACGGCCACCTCTGACACTCAGGACAGCATGTCCCTGCTCTTCCGCCTGCTCACCAAGCTCTGGATCTGCT GCCGTGACGAGGGCCCCAGCAGCGAGCCCGATGAAGCGCTGCTGGATGAGTGCTGCCTGCTGCCCAGCCAGCTGCTCATCCCCAGCCTGGACTGGCTGCCCGTCAGCGACGGCCTGGTCAGCCGCCTGCAGCCCAAGCAGCCCCTGCGGCTGCAGTTCGGCCGGGCGCCTGCTCTGCCCCGCGGTGCTGCCGCCCTGCACCTGGAAGGCCTGGTCAG GGCTCCGGGCCAGCCCAAGATCGACCACCTGCGGCGGCTGCACCTGGGGGCTCACCCCACAGAGGAGTGCAAGGCCTGCACCAG GTGTGGCTGTGTGACTATGCTCCACTCGCCCAACAAGGCGACGGCGGTCAAGCAGTGGGAGCAGCGCTGGATCAAGAACTGCTTGTGTGGGGGGCTGTGGCGGCGCCTGCCCCTCAGCTGCCCCTGA
- the CFD gene encoding complement factor D isoform X1 translates to MHRGYSWLICSGITPGGAQGTIWDAGNRTRVSRVCYRSSSFFLFLKGDAFKTIIIYFIIIFREAGRGRHTRQCSGVSPGSALRKSLLAGSGDSMQCWGSTWVGISPFASLEGLFGWDLALAPSPHHTPFPPPAAQPRGRILGGSEAQAHARPYMASVQVNGSHQCGGFLMNEQWVMSAAHCWDNKTQLQVLLGAHSLSEPEPSKRLYDVLRAVPHPGSHQDTNDHDLLLLQVCGPTVPPSLITVVRTPRPSSQTRPVLLAACWLRPLLRAPPRFPGFPAPLDLTVASSPYQLSEKAELGPAVQPLPWKQEAGILEAGTVCDVAGWGVIRHTGSLPDRLQYLKLPVMDRDTCNHRRYYDGTITEHMLCVESDRRRDSCKGDSGGPLVCGGVAEGVLTSGARVCGNPKKPSVFTSVSTYVDWIKSVLNETATVTVTPTE, encoded by the exons atgcacaggggttactcctggctcatatgctcaggaattacccctggcggtgctcaggggaccatatgggatgctgggaatcgaacccgggtcagccgcgtgtgctatcgctccagctccttctttttgtttcttaaaggagatgcttttaaaacaattattatttactttattattatttttagggaGGCGGGACGGGGGAggcatacccggcagtgctcaggggtttctcctggctctgcactcaggaaatcactcctggcgggttcaggggactctatgcagtgttggggatcgacCTGGGTGGGCATCTCTCCGTTCGCCTCTCTGGAAGGGCTGTTCGGATGGGACTTGGCCCTTGCGCCAAGTCCTCAccacacccccttccctcccccagcgGCGCAGCCCCGGGGTCGCATCCTGGGCGGCAGCGAGGCGCAGGCGCACGCGCGGCCCTACATGGCCTCGGTGCAGGTGAATGGCAGTCACCAGTGCGGCGGCTTCCTGATGAACGAGCAGTGGGTGATGAGCGCGGCGCACTGCTGGGACAACAA GACCCAGTTGCAGGTGCTTCTGGGCGCCCACTCGCTGTCGGAGCCGGAGCCTTCCAAGCGCCTGTACGATGTTCTTCGCGCAGTGCCTCACCCGGGCAGCCATCAGGACACCAACGATCACGACCTCCTCCTGCTGCAGGTCTGCGGTCCCACCGTCCCACCGAGTCTCATCACCGTGGTCCGCACACCCCGCCCCAGCTCCCAGACCCGCCCAGTCCTTCTCGCGGCTTGTTGGCTCCGCCCTCTCCTCCGAGCCCCGCCCCGTTTTCCGGGCTTCCCTGCACCCCTAGACCTGACGGTGGCCTCCTCTCCCTACCAGCTGTCTGAAAAGGCCGAGCTGGGCCCCGCTGTGCAGCCTCTGCCCTGGAAGCAGGAGGCCGGCATCTTAGAGGCCGGCACCGTTTGCGATGTGGCCGGCTGGGGCGTGATCCGTCACACGGGCAGCCTTCCTGATCGCCTGCAGTACCTGAAGCTGCCGGTGATGGACCGCGACACCTGCAACCACCGCCGCTACTACGACGGCACCATCACCGAGCACATGCTGTGTGTGGAGAGCGACCGCCGCCGGGACAGCTGCAAG ggcgaCTCCGGAGGTCCACTGGTGTGCGGGGGCGTGGCCGAGGGCGTGCTCACCTCGGGCGCGCGCGTCTGCGGCAACCCTAAGAAGCCCAGTGTCTTCACGAGTGTGTCCACCTACGTGGACTGGATCAAGAGCGTGCTGAACGAGACTGCCACCGTCACCGTCACGCCAACGGAGTGA
- the CFD gene encoding complement factor D isoform X4, giving the protein MARSWAGVVALILLGALGCAAQPRGRILGGSEAQAHARPYMASVQVNGSHQCGGFLMNEQWVMSAAHCWDNKTQLQVLLGAHSLSEPEPSKRLYDVLRAVPHPGSHQDTNDHDLLLLQLSEKAELGPAVQPLPWKQEAGILEAGTVCDVAGWGVIRHTGSLPDRLQYLKLPVMDRDTCNHRRYYDGTITEHMLCVESDRRRDSCKGDSGGPLVCGGVAEGVLTSGARVCGNPKKPSVFTSVSTYVDWIKSVLNETATVTVTPTE; this is encoded by the exons ATGGCGCGCAGCTGGGCAGGCGTGGTGGCTCTGATCCTCCTAGGAGCACTTGGATGTG cgGCGCAGCCCCGGGGTCGCATCCTGGGCGGCAGCGAGGCGCAGGCGCACGCGCGGCCCTACATGGCCTCGGTGCAGGTGAATGGCAGTCACCAGTGCGGCGGCTTCCTGATGAACGAGCAGTGGGTGATGAGCGCGGCGCACTGCTGGGACAACAA GACCCAGTTGCAGGTGCTTCTGGGCGCCCACTCGCTGTCGGAGCCGGAGCCTTCCAAGCGCCTGTACGATGTTCTTCGCGCAGTGCCTCACCCGGGCAGCCATCAGGACACCAACGATCACGACCTCCTCCTGCTGCAG CTGTCTGAAAAGGCCGAGCTGGGCCCCGCTGTGCAGCCTCTGCCCTGGAAGCAGGAGGCCGGCATCTTAGAGGCCGGCACCGTTTGCGATGTGGCCGGCTGGGGCGTGATCCGTCACACGGGCAGCCTTCCTGATCGCCTGCAGTACCTGAAGCTGCCGGTGATGGACCGCGACACCTGCAACCACCGCCGCTACTACGACGGCACCATCACCGAGCACATGCTGTGTGTGGAGAGCGACCGCCGCCGGGACAGCTGCAAG ggcgaCTCCGGAGGTCCACTGGTGTGCGGGGGCGTGGCCGAGGGCGTGCTCACCTCGGGCGCGCGCGTCTGCGGCAACCCTAAGAAGCCCAGTGTCTTCACGAGTGTGTCCACCTACGTGGACTGGATCAAGAGCGTGCTGAACGAGACTGCCACCGTCACCGTCACGCCAACGGAGTGA